From Amycolatopsis sp. YIM 10, the proteins below share one genomic window:
- a CDS encoding LysR family transcriptional regulator, protein MADVELRYLRAMAVIAEEGTFGQAATRLGYTQSSISQQIAALEKAVGGPVFDRPGGPRPVRITPLGEVVLAHGRDLLAKADVLTNAVDRFRAGNGRIDIGTFQGVSNRILPVVIRRLLDEHPGCDIRLTDVRPDDPRIGELDLMFHDGPVEGDVQHVKLFDEQYLLVAGAGAFPAGPVSVKLLDDAPMVAWPPTYHQRWLERTFARAGAHPRFVFRTTGHETILSMVRVGIGCAVLPWLALHGTDAWSDDQLSFHRLKPSPSRELALHWPGWRTESPLAIRTREITIDVARDLAEQM, encoded by the coding sequence ATGGCGGACGTCGAACTGCGGTACCTGCGGGCCATGGCCGTGATCGCCGAAGAAGGCACCTTCGGCCAGGCGGCGACCCGGCTCGGCTACACCCAATCCTCGATCAGCCAGCAGATCGCCGCACTGGAGAAAGCCGTCGGCGGCCCGGTTTTCGACCGTCCCGGTGGGCCGAGGCCCGTCCGGATCACCCCGCTCGGCGAGGTGGTCCTGGCCCACGGCCGCGACCTGCTGGCGAAGGCCGACGTTCTCACCAACGCCGTCGACCGGTTCCGGGCGGGCAACGGGCGGATCGACATCGGCACCTTCCAGGGCGTCTCGAACCGCATCCTGCCCGTGGTCATCCGGCGCCTGCTGGACGAGCATCCCGGCTGCGACATCAGGCTCACCGACGTCAGGCCCGACGATCCCCGGATCGGGGAACTCGACCTGATGTTCCACGACGGCCCCGTCGAAGGAGATGTCCAGCACGTCAAGCTTTTCGACGAGCAGTACCTCCTGGTCGCGGGCGCGGGTGCGTTCCCGGCCGGGCCGGTGTCGGTGAAGCTGCTCGACGACGCGCCGATGGTCGCCTGGCCGCCCACCTACCATCAGCGGTGGCTGGAACGGACCTTCGCCCGCGCCGGCGCGCACCCGCGGTTCGTGTTCCGCACCACCGGCCACGAAACCATTCTGTCCATGGTGCGCGTCGGCATCGGCTGCGCCGTCCTGCCCTGGCTCGCCCTGCACGGCACCGACGCCTGGTCCGACGACCAGCTCAGCTTCCACCGGCTGAAGCCGTCACCGTCCCGCGAACTGGCCCTGCACTGGCCCGGCTGGCGGACCGAATCCCCGCTCGCGATCCGGACGCGGGAAATCACCATCGACGTCGCGCGCGATCTCGCCGAGCAGATGTAG
- a CDS encoding MFS transporter: MTNASTLEPAVTSAPKRPSWPQLGLPKLVWALAATHFVGRAGGVVRSFLVLYLTQAQHLSPATAGAVVAAVGVGDIGSQLLGGWLGDRIGRRNTMLVGFIGAAGALAALGSADSMPGIWAAAVGVGLTIELFRPAGSAAVADLPTAQRIRAFGLLYWAANLGFSVATVMAGILAKYGYGLLFWINVVASLVAALIVWRQVPETRPAGSVRTRRALLPVLLRDRLMLAMMAIHAGYFTLFLQTFTTLPLLMTASGLGPATYGGVLALNGISIVALQPWAVRLLAGRNGSAVSAVSMLLAGLGAALGAVSHSPAAFAGSVLVWTLGQIGIAVRFGDTFAELAPAELRGRYMGLASTTWSVGAVLGPLAGTALLDVAGPAALGTACAIGGVVLFVAQRALIPALRRRAAAHETNGDR, from the coding sequence ATGACAAACGCGAGCACGCTCGAACCGGCAGTCACCTCGGCTCCGAAGCGGCCGTCCTGGCCGCAACTGGGACTGCCCAAACTGGTCTGGGCACTGGCGGCCACGCACTTCGTCGGCCGGGCCGGTGGTGTGGTGCGGTCGTTTCTGGTGCTGTACCTGACGCAGGCGCAGCACCTCTCGCCCGCGACCGCGGGAGCGGTGGTCGCGGCCGTCGGCGTCGGGGACATCGGCTCCCAGTTGCTCGGCGGCTGGCTGGGAGACCGGATCGGGCGGCGCAACACGATGCTGGTGGGCTTCATCGGTGCCGCCGGGGCGCTGGCCGCGCTCGGCTCGGCGGATTCGATGCCCGGGATCTGGGCGGCCGCGGTGGGGGTCGGGCTGACGATCGAGCTGTTCCGCCCGGCCGGGTCGGCCGCGGTGGCCGATCTGCCGACGGCACAACGAATCCGTGCGTTCGGGTTGCTCTACTGGGCGGCCAATCTCGGCTTCTCGGTGGCCACGGTGATGGCCGGGATCCTGGCCAAGTACGGCTACGGCCTGCTGTTCTGGATCAACGTGGTGGCCTCGCTTGTCGCGGCGCTGATCGTCTGGCGTCAGGTGCCCGAAACCCGTCCGGCCGGGTCGGTGCGGACGCGGCGGGCGCTGCTGCCCGTGCTGCTGCGGGACCGGTTGATGCTCGCGATGATGGCGATCCACGCCGGGTACTTCACGCTGTTCCTGCAGACCTTCACCACGTTGCCGCTGCTGATGACCGCCAGTGGTCTCGGCCCGGCGACCTACGGCGGGGTGCTGGCGTTGAACGGGATCTCGATCGTGGCCCTGCAGCCGTGGGCGGTCCGGCTGCTCGCCGGTCGCAACGGCAGCGCGGTGTCGGCCGTGTCGATGCTGCTGGCCGGGCTGGGTGCCGCGCTCGGCGCGGTGAGCCACAGCCCCGCCGCCTTCGCCGGATCGGTTCTGGTCTGGACCCTCGGCCAGATCGGCATCGCCGTCCGCTTCGGTGACACCTTCGCCGAACTCGCACCGGCCGAGCTGCGCGGCAGGTACATGGGCCTCGCCTCGACCACCTGGAGCGTCGGCGCGGTGCTCGGCCCGCTGGCCGGAACCGCACTGCTCGACGTGGCCGGTCCCGCCGCTCTCGGAACAGCGTGCGCCATCGGCGGAGTCGTACTCTTCGTCGCTCAGCGGGCACTCATCCCGGCACTGCGCCGCCGGGCCGCGGCACACGAAACGAACGGCGACCGGTGA
- a CDS encoding TetR/AcrR family transcriptional regulator, whose protein sequence is MSPRRSATEARATRGRILGRAAEIASEEGLDGITIGRLAEELEMSKSGVHKHFGTKETLQISTLDKAFVDFWHRVVEPALAEPPGLRRLRVVCANSVDYLEEPLLPGGCLMTAALSEYDSRPGRVRDAVAEVWSRWREQLRADLTAAVEKGELPARFDVDQALFEILAAGLALNAAMQLQHDRTAAGRARRAIERALDQS, encoded by the coding sequence ATGTCACCGCGACGCTCAGCGACCGAAGCGCGGGCCACCCGGGGCCGGATCCTCGGCCGGGCCGCCGAGATCGCCTCCGAGGAAGGGCTGGACGGCATCACCATCGGCAGGCTCGCCGAGGAGCTGGAGATGAGCAAGTCCGGCGTGCACAAGCACTTCGGCACCAAGGAGACGCTGCAGATCTCCACTTTGGACAAGGCGTTCGTCGACTTCTGGCACCGGGTGGTCGAACCCGCACTGGCCGAGCCGCCGGGGCTGCGTCGGCTGCGCGTGGTGTGCGCCAACTCCGTTGACTACCTGGAAGAACCACTGCTGCCGGGCGGCTGCCTGATGACCGCCGCGCTCTCCGAGTACGACAGCCGCCCGGGCCGGGTCCGCGACGCCGTGGCCGAGGTGTGGTCGCGCTGGCGCGAACAGCTGCGGGCGGACCTGACCGCGGCGGTGGAGAAGGGCGAGCTGCCCGCCCGGTTCGACGTCGACCAGGCGCTGTTCGAGATCCTCGCCGCCGGACTGGCGCTGAACGCGGCCATGCAGCTCCAGCACGACCGGACCGCCGCCGGCCGCGCCCGCCGCGCGATCGAACGGGCCCTGGACCAGTCCTGA
- a CDS encoding MBL fold metallo-hydrolase, translated as MRVRRLGWAGLELEADGERLVIDYVRDLSPLFTGWKPGEGLAMPGGTVAAALVTHLHRDHTDAAALAEVLASGAPVFRPAPGHGDDVDNVTTLLAERELTLRGLAAEVVDTWSTRDTGPFRVTAVPAVDGLGDPQLNWVVEAEGQRLFHGGDTMFHGYWWLIARRFSPFDAVFLPANGAVVDAPHLQPPSPLPAALDPRQAAAAAEILDARYAVPMHYEAEQPDKIAGYVEIADPETEFREHAGARARVLPIGEWLDLAGGLPA; from the coding sequence ATGAGGGTGCGACGACTGGGCTGGGCCGGGCTGGAACTCGAGGCGGACGGCGAGCGACTGGTGATCGACTACGTGCGGGACCTCTCGCCGCTGTTCACCGGATGGAAGCCCGGCGAGGGACTGGCGATGCCGGGTGGGACGGTCGCCGCCGCGCTGGTCACCCACCTGCACCGGGACCACACCGACGCGGCCGCGCTCGCGGAAGTGCTGGCGTCCGGGGCGCCGGTGTTCCGCCCGGCGCCCGGCCACGGCGACGACGTGGACAACGTGACGACCCTGCTCGCCGAGCGCGAGCTGACCCTGCGCGGACTGGCTGCCGAGGTCGTGGACACCTGGTCCACTCGCGACACCGGGCCGTTCCGCGTCACCGCGGTTCCCGCCGTTGACGGGCTGGGGGATCCGCAGCTGAACTGGGTGGTGGAAGCCGAGGGGCAGCGGCTTTTCCACGGCGGCGACACGATGTTCCACGGCTACTGGTGGCTCATCGCGCGGCGGTTCAGCCCGTTCGACGCGGTGTTCCTGCCCGCCAACGGTGCGGTGGTCGACGCACCGCACCTCCAGCCGCCGAGTCCGCTGCCCGCCGCGCTGGACCCGAGACAGGCCGCCGCGGCCGCGGAAATCCTCGACGCCCGATACGCGGTGCCGATGCACTACGAGGCGGAGCAACCGGACAAGATCGCGGGCTACGTCGAAATCGCCGACCCGGAGACGGAATTCCGCGAGCACGCCGGAGCGCGCGCACGCGTTCTGCCCATCGGCGAATGGCTGGATCTGGCCGGCGGACTACCCGCCTGA
- a CDS encoding SRPBCC family protein: MTSTSADTSVRRGIEVAVPIERAFAVFTEKFDRIKPRRHNLPAAPIAETVFETRVGGSVYDRGEDGSVCRWARVLAFEPPHRFVISWDISPQWQLESDPGRCSEVEVRFIADGPDRTRVELEHRHLDRHGAGWENGRDGVASDGGWPLYLQRFAELTSGG; the protein is encoded by the coding sequence ATGACCAGCACGTCCGCCGACACCTCCGTACGGCGCGGGATCGAGGTCGCGGTCCCGATCGAGCGCGCCTTCGCCGTGTTCACCGAGAAGTTCGACCGGATCAAGCCCCGCCGGCACAACCTGCCGGCCGCGCCGATCGCCGAGACCGTCTTCGAAACCCGCGTCGGCGGCTCGGTCTACGACCGTGGCGAGGACGGGTCGGTGTGCCGCTGGGCGCGGGTGCTCGCGTTCGAGCCACCACACCGGTTCGTGATCAGCTGGGACATCAGTCCCCAGTGGCAGCTCGAAAGCGACCCCGGCCGGTGCAGCGAGGTCGAGGTGCGCTTCATCGCCGACGGACCGGACCGCACCAGGGTCGAACTCGAGCACCGCCATCTGGACCGCCACGGCGCGGGCTGGGAAAACGGCCGGGACGGCGTAGCCTCCGATGGCGGTTGGCCGCTCTACCTCCAGCGGTTCGCCGAGCTGACGTCAGGCGGGTAG
- a CDS encoding helix-turn-helix transcriptional regulator has translation MGDPSRRQILRRLAQRPRSVTEIADELPISRPAVSQHLRVLKEARLVLVRPVGTRRIYEVDLDGLATLREELDEFWGNALENFKRIAETGQP, from the coding sequence ATCGGTGATCCGAGCCGCCGCCAGATCCTGCGGCGCCTCGCCCAGCGGCCCCGGTCGGTCACCGAGATCGCCGACGAGCTGCCGATCAGCAGGCCCGCGGTGTCGCAGCACCTGCGGGTGCTGAAGGAGGCCCGCCTGGTGCTGGTCCGCCCGGTGGGCACGCGACGCATCTACGAGGTCGATCTCGACGGCCTCGCCACCCTGCGCGAGGAGCTGGACGAGTTCTGGGGCAACGCCCTGGAGAACTTCAAGCGAATCGCGGAAACGGGGCAACCATGA
- a CDS encoding DoxX family protein yields MTTSIRESRVAGPARVSTGAGQSIAVLRIATGLLFLWAFADKAFGWGYATPSANAWLNGGSPTKGFLSGVHSGPFAETLRGWAGAWWADWLFMIGLLGIGVAVVLGIGLRVAAVTGTVMMLLMWVAEWPPARFTDTGEATRSTNPVIEYHLIYALVLIVLAAVYAGHTWGLGRRWEQLAGDHRWLL; encoded by the coding sequence ATGACCACGTCGATCCGGGAATCCCGAGTCGCCGGCCCGGCGCGCGTGTCCACCGGTGCCGGTCAGTCGATCGCCGTGCTGCGCATCGCCACCGGCCTGCTGTTCCTGTGGGCCTTCGCCGACAAGGCGTTCGGCTGGGGCTACGCCACCCCGTCCGCCAATGCCTGGCTCAACGGCGGCTCCCCCACCAAGGGCTTCCTCAGCGGCGTCCACAGTGGACCATTCGCGGAAACCCTGCGCGGCTGGGCAGGCGCCTGGTGGGCGGACTGGCTGTTCATGATCGGCCTGCTCGGCATCGGCGTCGCCGTGGTGCTCGGCATCGGCCTGCGCGTCGCCGCGGTCACCGGCACGGTGATGATGCTGCTCATGTGGGTCGCGGAGTGGCCGCCCGCGCGCTTCACCGACACCGGCGAAGCGACCCGCTCCACCAACCCGGTCATCGAGTACCACCTGATCTACGCGCTGGTCCTCATCGTGCTCGCCGCCGTGTACGCCGGGCACACCTGGGGACTGGGAAGGCGCTGGGAGCAACTGGCCGGCGACCACCGTTGGCTGCTCTGA
- a CDS encoding nitroreductase family protein → MNFSTAEIGALARAVGHAPSVHNTQPWSIEPRGDLVDLYERFEVSLPRHDPTGRDRVISCGAALVNLETTVRALGWGAETTLFPQADRPDLVAEVRAAGRADKTDSIAARYDAVFRRHSYRQPFRLSRLHADRLRSLSQAVGEDGTQARVIDHRNESADLAELLGYAARVLQDDAAYQRELTAWTALPESADRMSLPWAGLVRHGTRVPDEITFTARLAQEGLLVVLTPDDTRRDHLHAGAAMQRIWLEAVAGDLVASVVTQPLHLPEVRAGLIERLGLEGYPQLLIRVGYPTPALGSTGQGSCPVAVIRPGA, encoded by the coding sequence ATGAACTTCTCCACTGCGGAGATCGGGGCGCTGGCGCGTGCGGTCGGCCACGCGCCCTCGGTGCACAACACCCAGCCGTGGTCGATCGAGCCGCGAGGTGATCTCGTCGACTTGTACGAGCGGTTCGAGGTGTCGCTGCCGCGGCACGATCCGACGGGCCGGGACCGGGTGATTTCGTGCGGGGCGGCCCTGGTCAACCTGGAGACCACCGTGCGGGCACTCGGCTGGGGTGCGGAGACCACGCTGTTTCCGCAGGCTGACCGGCCGGATCTAGTGGCCGAAGTCCGTGCGGCCGGGCGCGCCGACAAGACCGATTCGATCGCGGCCCGCTACGACGCCGTTTTCCGGCGCCACAGCTACCGGCAACCGTTCCGGCTGAGCCGCCTGCACGCCGATCGGCTGCGTTCGTTGAGCCAGGCGGTCGGAGAGGACGGCACTCAGGCGCGGGTGATCGATCACCGGAACGAATCCGCGGACCTGGCCGAATTGCTCGGCTACGCGGCCCGTGTGCTCCAGGACGACGCCGCCTACCAGCGTGAGCTGACGGCGTGGACCGCGTTGCCGGAGTCCGCCGACCGGATGAGCCTGCCGTGGGCGGGCCTGGTCCGGCATGGCACGCGGGTACCGGACGAGATCACCTTCACCGCCCGGCTGGCCCAGGAAGGACTCCTCGTGGTGCTCACCCCGGACGACACGCGGCGGGACCACCTGCACGCCGGCGCCGCGATGCAGCGGATCTGGCTCGAGGCGGTGGCCGGTGACCTGGTGGCGTCCGTGGTGACCCAGCCGCTGCACCTGCCCGAGGTCCGCGCCGGGCTGATCGAGCGGCTCGGCCTGGAGGGCTATCCCCAGCTGCTCATCCGGGTCGGGTACCCGACCCCCGCCCTTGGCTCGACCGGACAGGGCAGTTGTCCGGTCGCGGTGATCCGTCCCGGGGCCTGA
- a CDS encoding zinc-binding alcohol dehydrogenase family protein, giving the protein MRAWRVRRPGPLKSRPLVLREEPLPEPRPGELLVRVLASGVCRTDLHVAEGDLRTHGPSVIPGHEVVGEVVDSGGGELSGFAIGDRAGIAWLRGTCGTCRYCLRGAENLCPHSTYTGWDADGGYAEYAVVPSAYAHPLPTGYEDTELAPLLCAGVIGYRALKRAELPMGGRLGIYGLGASAHLAAQVALAGGATVHVMTRSLAARELALALGAASAGGAADPPPEPLDSAILFAPVGELVLPALAALDRGGTLSIAGIHLSEIPALDYQRHLFQERQVRSVTANTRADAREFFAFAANHRLEVSTSEYPLMHADLALADLASDRVDGAAVLVPR; this is encoded by the coding sequence ATGCGTGCGTGGCGAGTCCGGCGGCCGGGGCCGCTCAAGAGCCGTCCGCTTGTGCTGCGGGAAGAGCCGTTGCCGGAACCGCGACCGGGTGAGCTGCTGGTGCGGGTGCTGGCCAGTGGTGTGTGCCGGACCGATCTGCATGTCGCCGAAGGTGATCTCCGTACGCACGGTCCGTCGGTGATTCCCGGGCACGAGGTGGTCGGTGAGGTGGTGGATTCCGGCGGTGGTGAGCTGAGCGGCTTCGCCATCGGGGATCGGGCCGGGATCGCGTGGCTGCGCGGGACCTGTGGGACGTGCCGGTATTGCTTGCGTGGCGCGGAGAACCTCTGTCCACATTCGACATATACCGGGTGGGACGCCGATGGTGGATATGCCGAGTACGCGGTGGTTCCGTCGGCCTACGCCCATCCGCTGCCCACGGGCTACGAGGACACCGAGCTGGCCCCGTTGCTGTGCGCCGGCGTGATCGGTTACCGTGCGCTGAAGCGGGCCGAGCTGCCGATGGGTGGGCGACTCGGGATCTACGGTCTCGGCGCGAGTGCGCACCTGGCCGCGCAGGTGGCGCTCGCCGGTGGGGCGACGGTGCACGTGATGACCCGGAGCCTCGCCGCGAGGGAGCTGGCGCTGGCACTGGGCGCCGCCTCGGCGGGTGGGGCCGCGGATCCGCCGCCGGAGCCGCTGGATTCGGCGATCCTGTTCGCGCCGGTCGGTGAGCTGGTGCTGCCCGCGCTGGCCGCGCTCGACCGCGGTGGCACCTTGTCTATCGCGGGTATCCATCTCAGTGAGATCCCCGCCTTGGACTACCAGCGTCACCTTTTCCAGGAACGGCAGGTCCGCAGCGTCACCGCGAACACCCGCGCCGACGCGCGGGAGTTCTTCGCCTTCGCCGCGAACCACCGGCTCGAGGTGAGCACCAGCGAGTACCCGCTGATGCACGCCGATCTCGCGCTCGCCGACCTGGCCTCGGACCGGGTCGACGGCGCGGCTGTGCTGGTCCCGCGCTGA
- a CDS encoding universal stress protein, translating into MNASPTGNPPVVVAVDGSEPALAATRWAVEEAVRLHAPLFILSAYGLDDVSFAMRVYPPQEWLEAKKQAAEHIVRDAEAVAREMAPDLPVQTRVSPLGSVSVLREVSTHVRMIVLGKPGGVVRGLVVGSTSIPVLAGAECPVVVVRGRDRGRPQEGPVVVGVDGSPMSEAAIAHAFAEASLRGVPLVALHSCHDADPAGLFSEGSAYFEWESVITAEERLLAERLAGWQERYPDVEVERVVARDRPRQQLLELSNKAQLVVVGGRGRGGFAGLVLGSTSQALAHHANCPVMVVRTHPEGARS; encoded by the coding sequence ATGAATGCGTCACCAACGGGCAATCCACCGGTCGTGGTGGCGGTCGATGGTTCCGAGCCTGCGCTCGCGGCTACGCGGTGGGCGGTGGAGGAAGCCGTCCGGCTGCACGCGCCGTTGTTCATCCTCAGCGCTTATGGGCTCGATGATGTGTCCTTCGCGATGCGGGTGTATCCGCCGCAGGAATGGCTGGAGGCCAAAAAGCAGGCCGCCGAGCACATCGTGCGCGACGCCGAGGCCGTCGCGCGCGAGATGGCGCCCGATCTGCCGGTCCAGACCAGGGTGAGCCCGCTCGGGTCGGTGTCGGTGCTGCGCGAGGTGTCCACCCACGTGCGGATGATCGTGCTCGGCAAGCCCGGTGGCGTGGTGCGCGGGCTGGTGGTCGGTTCGACGTCGATCCCGGTGCTGGCCGGGGCCGAGTGCCCGGTCGTGGTGGTGCGTGGCCGTGATCGTGGTCGCCCGCAGGAAGGGCCGGTGGTGGTCGGGGTCGATGGTAGTCCGATGAGTGAGGCGGCGATCGCGCACGCCTTCGCTGAGGCTTCGTTGCGGGGGGTTCCGTTGGTCGCGTTGCACAGTTGCCACGATGCGGACCCGGCGGGGTTGTTCAGTGAGGGCAGCGCTTATTTCGAGTGGGAGTCGGTCATCACCGCGGAAGAGCGTCTGCTCGCGGAACGGCTTGCGGGCTGGCAGGAGCGGTATCCGGATGTCGAGGTGGAGCGCGTGGTGGCGCGGGACAGGCCCCGGCAGCAGTTGCTCGAATTGAGTAACAAGGCGCAGTTGGTGGTGGTCGGCGGCCGTGGGCGTGGCGGGTTCGCCGGACTGGTTCTCGGCTCGACGAGCCAGGCGCTGGCCCATCACGCGAACTGCCCGGTGATGGTCGTCCGCACGCATCCGGAGGGAGCGCGGTCATGA